A window of the Alnus glutinosa chromosome 4, dhAlnGlut1.1, whole genome shotgun sequence genome harbors these coding sequences:
- the LOC133866477 gene encoding putative laccase-9 — MGIKNMGLILGFLGFLFFDWVSLCMAYNVHNYTFVLNNTNFERLCTSKSMLVVNGTWPGPTIAVTKGDRAYINVQNNGDYGVTIHWHGVKQPRNPWSDGPENITQCPIQPGKNFTQEVIFSTEEGTLWWHAHSDWSRATVHGAIIISPENGTKYPYDTQPDEEVVIVLGEWYKGDVKELIDNATETGSDPTPSDAYTINGQPGYPNNCSNETTYSLSVESGKTYLLRIISAVMNEEMFFGIADHSITVVGRDGAYIKPINTNYIMISPGQTMDVLLTANQTPNYYYMAATPFVDSNVPFDKSNTSAIIKYTGNYTAPSSPPYPSLPNVADRASVDNFTSRIRSLASTEHPIDVPQEIDERIVITVSVNQLPCDQDSCAGRSGSRLAASLNNVSFSTPKTDILQAYYKSLSGVYDDDFPGYPPFVFNYTGISFDEYLLPSQGTKARMIDWGKKVEIVFQGTNILTAENHPMHLHGFSFYLVGSDYGNFDNTTSPGTYNLVDPPEVNTIGVPKNGWAAIRFVADNPGVWFMHCHLERHSSWGMDTVIIVRNGTTEETSMMPPPDNLPTCT, encoded by the exons ATGGGAATAAAGAATATGGGTTTGATCCTGGGATTcctagggtttttgtttttcgaTTGGGTGTCCCTTTGCATGGCTTATAATGTCCACAACTACACCTTTGTT CTGAATAACACAAATTTCGAAAGGCTGTGTACCAGCAAGAGTATGCTAGTAGTAAACGGCACGTGGCCTGGCCCAACAATTGCTGTAACTAAAGGCGATAGGGCATATATTAATGTCCAGAATAATGGAGACTATGGTGTCACTATTCATTG GCATGGAGTGAAGCAACCTAGAAATCCCTGGTCAGATGGTCCTGAGAACATCACACAGTGCCCTATTCAACCAGGAAAAAACTTCACTCAAGAGGTCATATTTTCTACTGAAGAAGGAACTCTATGGTGGCATGCCCATAGCGACTGGTCACGCGCCACAGTCCATGGTGCCATTATTATTTCACCTGAAAACGGAACCAAATATCCATATGACACACAACCTGATGAAGAAGTAGTTATCGTACTTG GGGAATGGTACAAAGGAGATGTGAAGGAATTAATTGATAATGCCACGGAAACTGGCAGTGATCCAACCCCATCAGACGCCTACACCATCAATGGCCAACCAGGATATCCAAATAATTGCTCCAATg AAACAACATATAGTCTATCAGTGGAATCCGGCAAGACATATCTTCTCCGGATAATAAGTGCCGTGATGAACGAGGAAATGTTCTTTGGAATCGCCGACCACAGCATTACAGTTGTCGGACGGGATGGTGCATACATAAAGCCCATAAACACCAATTACATCATGATATCACCAGGACAAACAATGGATGTATTGCTCACAGCAAACCAGACACCCAACTACTATTACATGGCTGCTACACCTTTCGTTGACTCCAACGTCCCATTCGACAAATCCAACACTTCAGCCATTATCAAGTATACAGGCAATTACACTGCTCCATCCTCTCCTCCCTATCCCTCCCTCCCTAATGTCGCCGACAGGGCTAGTGTTGACAACTTCACAAGTCGCATAAGGTCGTTGGCGAGTACTGAGCACCCGATTGATGTCCCACAAGAAATTGACGAAAGAATCGTCATTACAGTTTCTGTTAATCAATTGCCTTGTGATCAAGATTCGTGTGCTGGGCGAAGTGGTAGTAGGTTAGCTGCTAGCTTAAACAACGTTAGTTTCTCAACCCCAAAGACCGATATACTGCAGGCTTACTACAA GAGCTTGTCCGGCGTTTATGATGATGATTTTCCAGGTTATCCTCCTTTTGTATTTAACTACACAGGAATTTCATTTGACGAATATCTACTTCCGAGCCAAGGAACAAAGGCAAGGATGATAGATTGGGGCAAAAAAGTTGAAATAGTGTTCCAAGGGACGAATATATTGACTGCGGAGAACCATCCAATGCATCTTCATGGTTTTAGCTTCTACTTGGTCGGGTCGGATTATGGCAATTTCGACAACACGACTTCCCCAGGAACTTACAATTTGGTAGATCCACCGGAAGTTAACACCATCGGAGTTCCTAAGAATGGATGGGCTGCCATTAGATTTGTTGCTGATAATCctg GGGTGTGGTTTATGCACTGTCATTTGGAAAGGCACTCTAGCTGGGGTATGGACACGGTCATCATTGTGAGGAATGGGACAACGGAGGAAACAAGCATGATGCCACCTCCAGATAATTTGCCTACATGCACGTAG
- the LOC133866919 gene encoding putative laccase-9 produces MGVKKMGLMLAFLGFLFFDGLLLCSAYNVHHYSFILKETNFTRLCTTKSMFTVNQQWPGPTIHIRKGDRAFINVHNNGDYGVTIHWHGVKQPRNPWSDGPENITQCPIKPGKNFTYEVIFSTEEGTLWWHAHSDWSRATIHGAIVILPALGTTYPFPKPYAEQVLILAEWFNGDVKELIDNATETGGDPTPSDAYAINGQPGFPNNCSNDTSFRLSVQPGKMYLLRLVNAVMNEEMFFGIAKHNITVVAQDASYIKPITTSYIMITPGQTMDILLTANQAASYYYIAATPFFDSGAPFDSSNTSAILQYTGTYTPPISPPYPTLPNVTDKDAADNFTTRIRSLASREHPVDVPQKITKQIIITVSVNQILCANASCGGPDGNRLAASLNNISFSTPSIDFLQAYYRNLSGVFDRDFPNKPPYVFNFTGDVANSTLYPSVGTKAKLIKYGEAVEIVFQGTNIGNAENHPMHLHGFSFYLVGTGYGNFDNVTSPKTFNLKDPPEVNTIGVPKNGWAVIRFVADNPGVWFMHCHLERHASWGMDTVLIVENGPTKQTSIRPPPANLPTCS; encoded by the exons ATGGGAGTGAAGAAGATGGGTTTGATGCTTGCTTTccttggatttttgtttttcgaTGGGCTGCTGCTTTGCTCGGCTTACAACGTCCACCATTATAGCTTTATT CTGAAAGAGACGAATTTTACAAGGCTGTGTACCACAAAGAGCATGTTTACTGTAAATCAACAATGGCCTGGTCCAACCATTCATATTCGCAAAGGTGATAGAGCATTTATCAATGTTCACAATAACGGAGATTATGGTGTCACTATTCACTG GCACGGAGTGAAGCAACCAAGAAATCCATGGTCTGATGGTCCTGAGAACATCACACAATGCCCCATTAAACCaggaaaaaacttcacttatgaGGTTATATTTTCTACCGAAGAAGGAACTCTTTGGTGGCATGCCCATAGTGACTGGTCACGTGCCACAATTCATGGCGCCATTGTCATCTTGCCGGCACTCGGAACAACTTATCCATTTCCCAAGCCTTACGCCGAGCAAGTGCTTATACTTG CGGAATGGTTCAATGGAGATGTCAAGGAATTAATCGACAACGCCACGGAAACCGGTGGCGATCCAACCCCATCAGATGCATATGCCATCAATGGCCAACCGGGATTTCCAAATAATTGCTCCAATG ATACAAGTTTTCGTCTATCAGTCCAGCCCGGCAAGATGTATCTTCTCCGCTTAGTAAATGCTGTAATGAATGAAGAAATGTTCTTCGGAATCGCAAAACACAACATCACAGTTGTAGCGCAAGATGCGTCATACATAAAGCCGATAACCACAAGTTACATCATGATAACCCCAGGACAAACGATGGACATCTTGCTTACAGCAAACCAGGCAGCCAGTTACTACTACATCGCTGCTACTCCTTTCTTTGACTCCGGTGCTCCATTCGACAGTTCCAACACTTCAGCCATTCTTCAGTACACAGGCACTTATACTCCTCCGATCTCTCCTCCCTATCCGACCCTTCCTAATGTCACCGATAAGGACGCTGCTGACAACTTCACTACTCGCATTAGGTCCTTGGCAAGCCGTGAGCACCCGGTTGATGTCCCCCAAAAAATCACCAAACAAATTATCATAACAGTTTCTGTAAACCAGATACTTTGCGCTAATGCATCATGTGGCGGTCCAGATGGGAACAGGCTTGCTGCAAGCTTGAACAACATAAGTTTCAGCACCCCATCCATTGATTTTCTTCAAGCATACTACAG GAACTTGTCGGGCGTTTTCGACAGAGATTTCCCGAATAAGCCACCGTATGTTTTTAACTTCACAGGAGATGTGGCTAATAGTACATTATACCCAAGCGTAGGAACGAAGGCAAAGTTAATAAAGTATGGGGAAGCAGTGGAAATAGTGTTCCAAGGTACTAATATAGGGAATGCGGAGAACCATCCAATGCATCTTCATGGTTTTAGCTTCTACTTGGTTGGGACGGGTTATGGCAATTTCGACAACGTGACTTCcccaaaaactttcaatttgaaAGATCCACCGGAAGTTAACACCATTGGAGTTCCTAAGAATGGATGGGCTGTAATTAGATTCGTCGCCGATAATCCTG GGGTTTGGTTTATGCACTGCCATTTGGAACGGCATGCAAGTTGGGGTATGGACACTGTTCTCATTGTGGAGAATGGACCCACCAAGCAAACAAGCATTCGACCACCCCCGGCTAATTTGCCGACTTGTTCTTAG
- the LOC133866696 gene encoding putative laccase-9, protein MGIKNMGLILGFLGFLFLDWVSLCMAYNVHNYTFVLDNTNFERLCTSKSMLVVNGTWPGPTIAVTKGDRAYINVQNNGDYGVTIHWHGVKQPRNPWSDGPENITQCPIQPGKNFTQEVIFSTEEGTLWWHAHSDWSRATVHGAIIISPENGTKYPYDTQPDEEVVIVLGEWYKGDVKELIDNATETGGDPTLSDAYTINGQPGYPNNCSNETTYSLSVESGKTYLLRIISAVMNEEMFFGIAGHSITVVGQDGAYIKPINTNYIMITPGQTMDVLLTANQTPSYYYMAATPFVDSSAPYDRSNTSAIIKYTGNYTAPSSPPYPSLPNVTDRASADNFTSRIRSLASTEHPIDVPQEIDERIVITVSVNQLPCDQDSCAGPNGSRLAASLNNVSFSTPTIDILQAYYKSLSGVYEDDFPGYPPFVFNYTGISPDEYLLPSQGTKARMIDWGKKVEIVFQGTNILTAENHPMHLHGFSFYLVGSDYGNFDNTTSPGTYNLVDPPEVNTIGVPKNGWAAIRFVADNPGVWFMHCHLERHSSWGMDTVIIVRNGTTEETSMIPPPDNLPTCT, encoded by the exons ATGGGAATAAAGAATATGGGTTTGATCCTGGGATTCCTAGGGTTTTTGTTTCTCGATTGGGTGTCCCTTTGCATGGCTTATAATGTCCACAACTACACCTTTGTT CTGGATAACACAAATTTCGAAAGGCTGTGTACCAGCAAGAGTATGCTAGTAGTAAACGGCACGTGGCCTGGCCCAACAATTGCTGTAACTAAAGGCGATAGGGCATATATTAATGTCCAGAATAATGGAGACTATGGTGTAACTATTCATTG GCACGGAGTGAAGCAACCTAGAAATCCCTGGTCAGATGGTCCTGAGAACATCACACAGTGCCCTATTCAACCAGGAAAAAACTTCACTCAAGAGGTCATATTTTCTACTGAAGAAGGAACTCTATGGTGGCATGCCCATAGCGACTGGTCACGCGCCACAGTCCATGGCGCCATTATTATTTCACCTGAAAACGGAACCAAATATCCATATGACACACAGCCTGATGAAGAAGTAGTTATCGTACTTG GGGAATGGTACAAAGGAGATGTGAAGGAATTAATTGATAATGCCACGGAAACTGGCGGTGATCCAACCCTATCAGACGCCTACACCATCAATGGCCAACCAGGATATCCAAATAATTGCTCCAATg AAACAACATATAGTCTATCAGTGGAATCCGGCAAGACATATCTTCTCCGAATAATAAGTGCAGTGATGAACGAGGAAATGTTCTTTGGAATCGCCGGCCACAGCATTACAGTCGTCGGACAGGATGGTGCATACATAAAGCCCATAAACACCAATTACATCATGATAACACCAGGACAAACAATGGATGTATTGCTCACAGCAAACCAGACACCCAGCTACTATTACATGGCTGCTACACCTTTCGTTGACTCCAGCGCCCCGTACGACAGATCCAACACTTCAGCCATTATCAAGTATACAGGCAATTACACTGCTCCATCCTCTCCTCCCTATCCCTCCCTCCCTAATGTCACCGACAGGGCTAGTGCTGACAACTTCACAAGTCGCATAAGGTCGTTGGCGAGTACTGAGCACCCGATTGATGTCCCACAAGAAATTGACGAAAGAATCGTCATTACAGTTTCTGTTAATCAATTGCCTTGTGATCAAGATTCGTGTGCTGGGCCAAATGGTAGTAGGTTAGCTGCTAGCTTAAACAACGTTAGTTTCTCGACCCCGACGATCGATATACTGCAGGCTTACTACAA GAGCTTGTCCGGCGTTTATGAAGATGATTTTCCAGGTTATCCTCCTTTTGTATTTAACTACACAGGAATTTCACCTGACGAATATCTACTTCCGAGCCAAGGAACAAAGGCAAGGATGATAGATTGGGGCAAAAAAGTTGAAATAGTGTTCCAAGGGACGAATATATTGACTGCGGAGAACCATCCAATGCATCTTCATGGTTTTAGCTTCTATTTGGTCGGGTCGGATTATGGCAATTTTGACAACACGACTTCCCCAGGAACTTACAATTTGGTAGATCCACCGGAAGTTAACACCATCGGAGTTCCTAAGAATGGATGGGCTGCCATTAGATTTGTTGCTGATAATCctg GGGTGTGGTTTATGCACTGTCATTTGGAAAGGCACTCTAGCTGGGGTATGGACACGGTCATCATTGTGAGGAATGGGACAACGGAGGAAACAAGCATGATTCCACCTCCAGATAATTTGCCTACATGCACTTAG